The genome window GGTGTGGCGCAGCTTCACGCAGCAAAGGCAAATCATGTGCAATCAGGTTGTGCCCGAGCAGAAAACTGGCGCCCTCGGCCATTTCATCCAAGCGCTCTAGCGCTTCGCTTAGCTGATTTTTGACTTTTAACTCTAGCTCTTCGCCTGTGTCAGGCCGCAGAGCACCGATCATGAAAATCTTGGCCGCTCGATTGGGCTCTTCAGGCAACACCTCAAGGTCAATAACTAAACATTTTGGCTGAGGTGCCTGAGCCATTTCCAGGGCGTCCTTGTTCTGTCAATACGATAAGTGCCGACTTTATCCTCGGCAGCGATAAGGTTATATATCAATGGTGCTGATACAGGTCAGCTTCATCAGGAAAAACCCATCAAACCCTATCAAACCATACTAAAACAGCTAAGATCCAAGACAAATTTACGCTGGAAATACTCATGACCGATCGCTGGCTCAGTGTTGACGAAATTACCGAACACCTCGGTGTCAGCAAAGACACTATTTATACCTGGATTGCCAAGCGGCAAATGCCTGCTCACAAAGTTGGGCGTTTGTGGAAATTCCAAAAAGGCGAGGTGGATACCTGGGTTAAAGCGGGTGGCGCCAGTGAGGATTCGCAGCAGGTGCAAGATGACAATTAAGGAATTATTAAAAATGAATCGGAACTTGTGGCTCGCTTGTGCCTGTTTTCTTGGTTGCGCTTGGAGGCTAGCTAGTGACCCGCTCTGAAGAGGCTCTTACCTCGCTGGGCTTTCGCTTTGGCATTAATGGTCCTCACGCTGCTCGGACGATGATGATCGACGATCTCAAACAGCTCCTGGAGCATGTTCCGATAGAGGCAGAGCAGGGGGCATATGCTCAGGCTGTTATCGAGGAAAATATGCTGGGAAAGCCCACTAAAAAGGCACGCGAGCTTTCCTATAGGCATTTGACCGCGCTGTATGGGCTTAATCAGAGCAACCCGCTATTTCGCGCACTCAGGCGGTTGTGGCGCCAAGATACTGCGGCCCAGCCTCTGCTGGCTCTTGCTGTGGCCATGGCACGTGACCCCCTGCTACGAGCAACGCAGAAATTTGTTCTTGATCAGTCACTGGGCATGCATCAACCCCGTGAAGCGGTAGAAGAGTTGTTGGCCGGTCAGAACCCGGACCGTTTCAGCCCGGCGTCGTTGAAGTCATTTGCACAGAACATTGCCGGTACCTGGACCTCGGCGGGTTACTTCTCTGGCCGAAACCGCAAAACACGCATAGCTCCGGATGTGCGTCCCGAGAACGTAGCTATGTGCCTGTTTCTAGGTTACCTCGAGGGACGATCTGGCCAAGCGCTGTTTCATTCAAGCTGGATGCAGCTTTTGGCTTTACCGCTAGAGGAACTTGAGCGGCTAGCTAATGCGGCGGCGCATCGCGGTGAAATCGTCTTCATGAATGCTGGTGGCGTGAAGGAAGTACGTTTTCCTGACTATCTCACCCCGGACGAAGAACAAACTCGCCAGGAGCTAGGGCATGACCTCTAAAGTCACCAAGTTGGTTTCCGGCTACCGGCAGCACCTCACAGTGCCCTGGCAAGCCGGTTTGGCGGCCATCCAGCGCGTGATTTTTGCCGTCTATGACAAGGCCGATGAATTACGCCTGCGAGCCAATATTGAGGAATTTGCCCTGGTTACGCAGCAGGCGGGTAAGCACTGGTATTTGATCGACTTGACCAATGCCTTTCCCGAGTGGATGGCTGCTCAGGAATACCGCGAAGCCTACTTTGAAAGCCCTGAAGACTTGGCCGGTTACCAGTCCGGTGAGCTTGTTGAGTTCACGGCTGCACTCATTGAAAGACTCAAGCAGGAAATTTCAACCCAGGCCAATGACAACACCGTTGTAGCCTTGCTTGGCGTCGGCGCTTTGTTTGGCTTGGCACGGGTTTCCGCCGTGGTTGAAGGTCTCAAGGATGATATTCCCGGTCGCTTGCTGGTGTTCTTTCCCGGTGAGCACCACCCTGAAAATCATACCTACCGCTTATTGGACGCCCGCGACGGCTGGAATTACCTCGCCGTTCCGCTTCTGGCAAATGATTAATTAGAAAAATCGAGAATAAGGATTGCCATGTTAAATCGTGAAATCTACAACAAGGCGCCCCAGGACAATCGCCTGGCCAACAATGGTGTTGCTGAAGTCTCGGAAGATCACTCCGAAGCGGCACAATCGATTCTGCGCTACGAGCTGGAATCCTTTGTTTGCGATGGCCAGTATGAAAAAGGCCTGGAAACCATTTTCGACAAGTTTCTACTCAACCTGGACTCAAAAAACGTGCAGCCGGGTGTGTGGATATCTGGCTTCTATGGCAGCGGTAAATCCCACCTGGCCAAAATGCTGCGCACCCTCTGGACCGACCACACCTTTGCCGATGGTGCCTCTGCGCGCAGCATTGCCAAGCTGCCTACCAGTGTCGTTGAGCATTTGCAGGAGCTCTCTACCCAAGGCAAGCGCCATGGCGGGTTGCATGCCGCTGCAGGCAAGCTCGGTGCAGGCGCAGGCGACAAAGTGCGGTTGGCGCTATTGGGTATCATCTTCAAGTCCAAGGATCTGCCCGAGCAATATAACCAGGCACAGTTTGTCCTGTGGTTAAAGAACGAAGGGCTGCTACCTGCCATTGAAACCGAGCTAAAAACCGCCGGCCGCAGCTTGGCTCAAGAACTTCCGCATATGTACGTCTCCAGCCATCTGGCCAAAGCGCTCCTTAAGGCGAGGCCCGAACTCGCGCATACCGAGCAAGACGTTCGCAAGCTGCTCAAAGAGCAATTTCCGCAAGTCACGGACATCAGCAGCGAGCAGATGGAACACGCTATTGAGTCAGCCCTGTCTAATGGGGGTGAGTTCCCGCTGACGCTGATCGTGCTCGATGAGGTGCAGCAATATATCGGCTCAGACGCCGAAAAAGCCTTTCAGGTTCAGGAAGTGACGGAGACCTTGTCCAACCACTTCAATGGCAAGGTGTTGTTTGTCGCTACCGGCCAATCAGCGCTCTCCAGCATGCCCAACCTGCAACGGTTGCTGGGCCGTTTTCCGGTGCAAGTAATGCTCGGCGACTGGGATGTAGAAAACGTCACCCGACAGATCATTTTGGCGAAGAAGCCTTCTGCGCAGCCTGAGCTGGAAAGCATCTGGCGCGATAATCTTGGAGAGATCTCCCGGCACCTGCGCGGCACTAAACTCGAACACGTGACCGATGACGAGGCGGTCATGACCTCTGACTACCCATTGCTGCCTGTGCGCCGGCGTTTCTGGGAGCGCGTGCTACGGACCATTGATACCACGGGCACCGTGTCCCAGCTGCGAAGCCAGTTACGCGTAGTGCATGAAGCCGTACTGGCAACCGCTAACGATCCCGTCGGGCATGTGGTTTCAGGCGATTTTCTTTACGACCAGATTGCCGCCAGCCTGGTGTCAACGGCGCAGCTACCCAAAGAGGTTTTTGAAAACGTCCAGCGTTTTGCGGCAGGCGATAGTGACGCCAAACTTAAAGCCAGCGTGCTTAAGCTGATCTTCCTGATCAACAAGATGCCTGCCGATGCTGCGTTGGATATTGGCCTTAAGGCTACCGAAGATGCGCTGGCCGATCTGCTGGTCACCGATCTTTCCGCTGGCTCCAGCGAGTTGCGCAAACGCCTCCCGGCCCTGCTGGATGAATTGCAGAGCAAAGACCGCCTGGTCATGGCACTGGCAGGAAGTAGCGGCACTGAGTACCGCCTGCAAACCCGTGAATCCAGCACCTGGTACGACGAGTTTCGCGCACAGGAAGCCCAGCTTAAATCTGCTCCTCAGATTGTTGAGCAAAAGCGTGCGGATCTGCTGAAAAGCCGTTTGGCCGAAGTGATGAGAAAAGTTCGCGTGGTCCAGGGCAAGGACAACGTTGAGCGCCGGCTCACGCCATGCTACGACGACACCTTGCCAAAGGATCATGACAAGAATCTATATCTATGGATTCAAGATGGTTGGCAAACCGAGGAAAAGTCCGTCATTGCCGAGGCTAAGGCAAAAAGTGCCGATAACCCGACGCTGTTTGCCTTTTTGCCGGCCCAGCATAAAAGCGAACTGAACAATGCCATCGTGTCCCTGGAGGCTGCACGTACCACCTTGCAAAACAAAGGCAGCCCATCCACGGAGGAAGGGCGTGACGCCCAGCGCTCTATGGAAAGCCGGCAACGCACCGCCGAGAAAGAGCTGGTAGCTCTGCTCGATAAACTGATTGCCGGTGTGCGGGTTTTCCAGGCCGGTGGGCAGGAGGCGCTTGATGGCAACGACTTGGCTGAACGGATCAACCGTGCGGCTAAATCTTCGGCGATTCGACTCTACAGCCAGTTCGATATTGCTGACCACGCGCAGTGGAGCAAAGTGCTGGAAGAAGCCCGCAAGGGCAACCTTGAAGCCATGAAGGCCGTTGGTCATACCCAAGAGACAGACAAACACCCCGTTTGCCAAAAATTGCTGACCTTTATCGGCTCCTGGAAGAAAGGTTCGGAAATCCGCGATAACTTCGAGGCACCGCCTTTTGGCTGGCCACGTGATGCCATTGACGGGGCCTTGCTGGCACTGCTGGCAGCGGGCCATCTGAAAGCAAGCGACGCGGCGAACAAACCAGTGGATGTAAAAACTCTGGATCGCGCCAAGCTCACCCAGACCCAGTTCCAGCGCGAATCCATAACCATTACGCCGCCGCAGCTGATCAAGATCCGCCAGCTATTCACCACCATAGGCGTTCCTTGTCAGCCTAAAGAAGAACTCCTGAAAGTGCCTGTGCTGGTTGCCAGGCTCCGCGAGCAGGCTGCAAAAGCTGGCGGCAGTGCCCCGGCACCTGCAGCCCCAAACCCGGAGGTGCTGAATGCCATTGAAGGGCAATCGGGTAATGGGCAATTGCTTGAGTTGTTCAACCGCGCGGATGAGTTGGCCGCGCTATCCAGTACTTGGGTCACAACAGCCGAGGCCATTACCAAACGTCAGTCGGCATGGCTCAAGCTGGCAGCTTTGCTCAGGCATGCTAAAAATCTTGGCCCTTATGCCGGCCTTAAGGCCGAAGCAGATTCCATTGAAGCCCAGCGCAGTCTGCTTGCCGAACCGGATCCGGTTCGACCGCTGCTCGATAAGGTAGTTGATCTGTTACGTACCTCGCTCAATGCCAAGGTCAATGCCTATCAACAAACACACGCTACCCAGCAGGCGCAGCTGGAGGCAGATGCTGACTGGAAAAAACTCAGCGAGGCGCAGCGAGCCACCCTGGTTTCAGCCCATAGCCTGACTCCTCAAGCACCGGTCGCAACGGCAACCCTGGATGAAATCCAGGATGCCCTGGATGATTGCGACCTCGACCATTGGGTTTCCAAAGCCCAGGCGTTGCCAAGCCGCTTTGATGCCGCCAGACATGCGGCGGTAGAACTACTCAAACCCAATGTGGTGCGAGTGAACATCCCACGCCGAACGCTCAATGATGCAGCCGAGCTACAAGCCTGGCTGACTGAAGTCGAGCAGCTCCTGACCGAAAAACTCAAACAAGGTCCGGTGGCGCTATGAGTAACCAGCCATTAGGCAAAGCCCAGCGCACCCAACTGGAAAATACGGTCAAAGCCGCCCGCGAAGTGGCAGAGAAGGGTGCTCGCGCTGCGCTGGCCCAGCTGGCTGTGGCGGAAGGCAAGGCTCCGGATTACCTGACCGACGAGCTCAAAGCCCTGCGCCGCCGCTTGCGTGCCCACGGCCGTGCGCTGGGGGACACGAAAGCCAAGGACGATACCCAGGGCGTTCAGCATTTATTGTGGGAAGTCTCCTACGAGCATTGGCACCGCATGTTGTTTGCCCGCTTTCTGGCCGAGAACGGTTTGCTGATGTGGGAGCCCGGCGCGCCGGTGTCGCTGGACGATTGCCGCGATATGGTAGACAACCACCCGGACATGGCGCTGGGTGCCAAGAGTCATTGGGAGCTTGCAGGTAAATTGGCTGCGCGCATGTTGCCGCAGGTATTCAAACCCAATCACCCGGTGTTTGAACTGTCCTTCGCCCCCGAGCATCAGCGCGAGCTGGAACGCCTGCTGGCGGCACTACCGCCTGAAGTGTTCCAGGCCAGCGACAGCCTGGGTTGGGTTTACCAGTTCTGGCAGGCCAAGCGTAAAGACGAGGTCAATGCTTCCGAAGTAAAGATTGGTGCCGACGAGTTGCCCGCGGTCACCCAGCTCTTCACCGAGCCTTACATGGTGGACTTCCTGCTGCATAACTCGCTAGGCGCGTGGTGGGTGACGCGCCACCCCGGCCAGACCTGCCCCGTGCCGCTGACCTACCTGCGCACACTGGACGACGGCACGCCCGCCGCCGGCAAGTTCGAAGGCTGGCCCGACAGCCTGCAGGACTTCAAGTTGCTCGATCCCTGCTGCGGTTCCGGGCACTTCCTGGTGGCAGCCTTCCTGCTGCTGGTGCCGATGCGCATGGCCGACGAAGGGCTGAGCGCAATGGACGCCGTGGACGCCGTGCTCACCGATAACCTGCACGGGCTGGAGCTGGACGCACGCTGTGTGGAAATCGCTGTCTTTGCGCTGGCTTTAGCAGCGTGGCGCTTCCCAAGCGAGAGCGGCGACCCGCTGGGCGTGCGCGCTGAGATGCCTTCACCAAATATTGCCTGTTGCGGCCTGAAGGTGGCGGCCAGCGCTAAAGACTGGGAAACCCTGGTGCCTGATAGCGTGGCCAATGCCGATTATCTGCGCCAGGAGTTGCGCCTGTTGCACAGCACTTTTGCCCAGGCACCGCTGCTCGGTAGCTTGCTCGACCCCGCCAAAAGTCTGAAGAACGACTTGGCGACCTCCAGCTTTGACACGCTGAAAGCGCTGTTAGAACGGGCACTGTCTACAGAGACACCGGCCACGCTGTGGGGCGCGGGAAACGAGTTGAACGACGACGCCTGGGATTTAGCGCTAACGGCACGTGGCTTGCTCGAAGCGGCGCGGTTGCTGGATGGCCGCTATCACCTGGTTATCACTAATGTGCCTTACCTGGCGCGTGGCAAACAGCACGACACGCTCAAGACCTACTGTGAAACGCACTATCCGGAGGCCAAGAACGACTTGGCTAACGTCTTTCTGGAGCGCTGCCTGGAACTCAGTCACGACCAAGGCACAGGCGTGGTGCAAATCGTCATGCCGCAGAACTGGCTGTTCCTCGGTAGCTACAAAAAGCAGCGCGAATCGCTGCTCAAGCGCGTGCAGTGGAATCTGCTGGCGCGGCTTGGCGAAGGCGGCTTCGACAGCCCTCAGGCAGCGGGAGCGTTCATTATCCTGCTCACCCAGACTCACGCCCTGGCGCCCGAGGATTTTCAGCTGTGTGGCATAGATGCCAGCGCACCCAAGGCGGCGCAGGAAAAGGCGGTGCTGCTGCGCGAAGGGGAAGTGGTAACGGTCAGCCAGAAGGGGCAGTTGGGAAACCCGGATGCTCGGATTGCTCTTTCGGATGTTACCGGCGAAGAGCTGCTTTCGGGATACGCAAGTTCCTTTCTCGGGCTTGGTACAGGTGATTTTGAGAGATTCGGACGGGTCTTCTGGGAACTTGGAGAGGCTTTACCTCAGGGATGGAGCCGCCTCCAATGCTCACCTACGGCTGCTGGCGATTACGAAGGCTTGTCGCATTTGGTTGCATGGGATTTTGAAGAGATGCGCGTACGAGGCATGGACTCTCTGCAAAGGGATCGCATTCACAACCAAGACCAAAGTGGGCAGCAGGCGTGGGGCAATGCAGGGGTAGCCGTATCGCTCATGCGTGACCTGAAGGCTTCATTTTTCTCTGGTCAGAGATATGATAAATCTCTAGCTGTTCTTGTGCCGAAGAAGCGTGAGCAACTCGACGCGGTTTGGGCATTTTGTTCAGCACCGGAGTTCAATGAGTCGGTCCGCCAAATTGAACAATCAGTAATTGTTGCCAATGGGGCGCTCGTAAAAGTTCCCTTCGACCTCGCGCACTGGCAACAAGTCGCCGCTGAACGCTACCCCAACGGCCTTCCTAAGCCGTACTCCGACGACCCGACCCAATGGCTGTTTCACGGCCACCCGCAGCCCGCCACCGACACGCTGCAAGTAGCAGTTGCCCGCCTAGCAGGCTACCGCTGGCCGGCTGAAACAGATACAGCGATGGAATTGGCAGACGAGGCCCGTACCTGGATTGCCCGCTGCGACAAGCTGTCTGAGCACACTGATGATGACGGCATCGTTTGTCTGCCTTCGGTGCGGGGCGAGCCTGCCGCACACGACCGTCTGCTCAAGCTGCTGATTGCCGCCTGGGAAACGGTGCAGTCCGGTAGCTGGAAGCCCGCTGTTCTCGACAAATTGCTGGCCGATGCCGATTGCGCTGGCAAGGGACTCGACGTTTGGCTGCGAGAAAAGTTCTTTGAGCAGC of Pseudomonas pohangensis contains these proteins:
- the mads1 gene encoding methylation-associated defense system helix-turn-helix domain-containing protein MAD1 is translated as MTDRWLSVDEITEHLGVSKDTIYTWIAKRQMPAHKVGRLWKFQKGEVDTWVKAGGASEDSQQVQDDN
- a CDS encoding BREX protein BrxB domain-containing protein translates to MTSKVTKLVSGYRQHLTVPWQAGLAAIQRVIFAVYDKADELRLRANIEEFALVTQQAGKHWYLIDLTNAFPEWMAAQEYREAYFESPEDLAGYQSGELVEFTAALIERLKQEISTQANDNTVVALLGVGALFGLARVSAVVEGLKDDIPGRLLVFFPGEHHPENHTYRLLDARDGWNYLAVPLLAND
- the brxC gene encoding BREX system P-loop protein BrxC, which codes for MLNREIYNKAPQDNRLANNGVAEVSEDHSEAAQSILRYELESFVCDGQYEKGLETIFDKFLLNLDSKNVQPGVWISGFYGSGKSHLAKMLRTLWTDHTFADGASARSIAKLPTSVVEHLQELSTQGKRHGGLHAAAGKLGAGAGDKVRLALLGIIFKSKDLPEQYNQAQFVLWLKNEGLLPAIETELKTAGRSLAQELPHMYVSSHLAKALLKARPELAHTEQDVRKLLKEQFPQVTDISSEQMEHAIESALSNGGEFPLTLIVLDEVQQYIGSDAEKAFQVQEVTETLSNHFNGKVLFVATGQSALSSMPNLQRLLGRFPVQVMLGDWDVENVTRQIILAKKPSAQPELESIWRDNLGEISRHLRGTKLEHVTDDEAVMTSDYPLLPVRRRFWERVLRTIDTTGTVSQLRSQLRVVHEAVLATANDPVGHVVSGDFLYDQIAASLVSTAQLPKEVFENVQRFAAGDSDAKLKASVLKLIFLINKMPADAALDIGLKATEDALADLLVTDLSAGSSELRKRLPALLDELQSKDRLVMALAGSSGTEYRLQTRESSTWYDEFRAQEAQLKSAPQIVEQKRADLLKSRLAEVMRKVRVVQGKDNVERRLTPCYDDTLPKDHDKNLYLWIQDGWQTEEKSVIAEAKAKSADNPTLFAFLPAQHKSELNNAIVSLEAARTTLQNKGSPSTEEGRDAQRSMESRQRTAEKELVALLDKLIAGVRVFQAGGQEALDGNDLAERINRAAKSSAIRLYSQFDIADHAQWSKVLEEARKGNLEAMKAVGHTQETDKHPVCQKLLTFIGSWKKGSEIRDNFEAPPFGWPRDAIDGALLALLAAGHLKASDAANKPVDVKTLDRAKLTQTQFQRESITITPPQLIKIRQLFTTIGVPCQPKEELLKVPVLVARLREQAAKAGGSAPAPAAPNPEVLNAIEGQSGNGQLLELFNRADELAALSSTWVTTAEAITKRQSAWLKLAALLRHAKNLGPYAGLKAEADSIEAQRSLLAEPDPVRPLLDKVVDLLRTSLNAKVNAYQQTHATQQAQLEADADWKKLSEAQRATLVSAHSLTPQAPVATATLDEIQDALDDCDLDHWVSKAQALPSRFDAARHAAVELLKPNVVRVNIPRRTLNDAAELQAWLTEVEQLLTEKLKQGPVAL
- a CDS encoding Eco57I restriction-modification methylase domain-containing protein, translating into MSNQPLGKAQRTQLENTVKAAREVAEKGARAALAQLAVAEGKAPDYLTDELKALRRRLRAHGRALGDTKAKDDTQGVQHLLWEVSYEHWHRMLFARFLAENGLLMWEPGAPVSLDDCRDMVDNHPDMALGAKSHWELAGKLAARMLPQVFKPNHPVFELSFAPEHQRELERLLAALPPEVFQASDSLGWVYQFWQAKRKDEVNASEVKIGADELPAVTQLFTEPYMVDFLLHNSLGAWWVTRHPGQTCPVPLTYLRTLDDGTPAAGKFEGWPDSLQDFKLLDPCCGSGHFLVAAFLLLVPMRMADEGLSAMDAVDAVLTDNLHGLELDARCVEIAVFALALAAWRFPSESGDPLGVRAEMPSPNIACCGLKVAASAKDWETLVPDSVANADYLRQELRLLHSTFAQAPLLGSLLDPAKSLKNDLATSSFDTLKALLERALSTETPATLWGAGNELNDDAWDLALTARGLLEAARLLDGRYHLVITNVPYLARGKQHDTLKTYCETHYPEAKNDLANVFLERCLELSHDQGTGVVQIVMPQNWLFLGSYKKQRESLLKRVQWNLLARLGEGGFDSPQAAGAFIILLTQTHALAPEDFQLCGIDASAPKAAQEKAVLLREGEVVTVSQKGQLGNPDARIALSDVTGEELLSGYASSFLGLGTGDFERFGRVFWELGEALPQGWSRLQCSPTAAGDYEGLSHLVAWDFEEMRVRGMDSLQRDRIHNQDQSGQQAWGNAGVAVSLMRDLKASFFSGQRYDKSLAVLVPKKREQLDAVWAFCSAPEFNESVRQIEQSVIVANGALVKVPFDLAHWQQVAAERYPNGLPKPYSDDPTQWLFHGHPQPATDTLQVAVARLAGYRWPAETDTAMELADEARTWIARCDKLSEHTDDDGIVCLPSVRGEPAAHDRLLKLLIAAWETVQSGSWKPAVLDKLLADADCAGKGLDVWLREKFFEQHAKRFQHRPFIWHVWDGLKDGFAALVNYHQLDDKNLERLIHTYLGDWIRQQEAGVRDGVDGAQPRLSAAQDLKRRLERILQGEAPYDIFVRWKPLAEQPIGWNPDLNDGVRLNIRPFMTAEVLRHNKKPKLNIKWDKDRGKDVTTAPWYPVFEGERINDHHLTLAEKRQARHSNS